In a genomic window of Erigeron canadensis isolate Cc75 chromosome 5, C_canadensis_v1, whole genome shotgun sequence:
- the LOC122599826 gene encoding thioredoxin 1-like, with the protein MAVVTIPRASVLPAASLSPVVSRLSIRRNSVNLPDSSGSKIQSFGLSPESMSLRSKTGLRGAQIVCKAQEAVQVLPVNDAQWQSLVLDSDLPVLVEFWAPWCGPCRMIHPVIDELAKEYSGKLTCYKVNTDESPAIASKYGIRSIPTVIIFKGGEKKDAVIGAVPKSTLCTSIDKFCL; encoded by the exons ATGGCTGTTGTTACAATTCCTCGTGCTTCGGTCTTACCGGCAGCATCTTTGTCTCCTGTCGTCTCTAGGCTCTCTATTCGTCGAAATTCTGTTAACTTGCCGGATTCAAGTGGTTCTAAAATCCAGTCATTTGGTTTGTCTCCCGAGTCGATGAGTTTGAGGTCCAAAACCGGCCTACGTGGAGCACAAATTGTCTGCAAGGCTCAAGAAGCAGTCCAAG TTCTTCCAGTGAATGATGCACAATGGCAATCACTTGTGTTGGACTCTGATCTTCCTGTACTAGTCGAATTTTGGGCCCCGTGGTGTGGACCATGTCGCATGATCCACCCTGTCATAGATGAACTCGCAAAGGAATACTCAGGGAAGCTCACTTGTTACAAGGTGAACACAGATGAGAGCCCTGCAATAGCAAGCAAGTATGGGATCAGAAGCATCCCAACGGTGATTATATTCAAAGGTGGAGAGAAGAAAGACGCCGTTATTGGTGCAGTTCCAAAATCAACATTGTGTACCTCCATAGACAAGTTCTGCTTGTAG
- the LOC122600015 gene encoding nuclear/nucleolar GTPase 2, whose translation MVSKKSKSVNVSGKPKHSLDVNRDAGNKNKSGGTARTAATVRRLKMYNNRPKRDAKGTILKYDLQSRELPSTRIPPDRRWFGNTRTVDQKELEFFREELSARLSSNYNVLLKERKLPMSLLNDFQKQQRVHLLDTEPFADAFGPKGKRKRPKLVASDYEALAKRAGGSQDAFEEKHGGNDPTVVNEDGFRDLVRHNMFEKGQSKRIWGELYKVIDSSDVVIQVLDARDPQGTRCYHLEKHLKENCKHKHMILLLNKCDLTPPWVTKGWLRVLSKEYPTLAFHASINKSYGKNSLLSVLRQFSRLKSDKQAISVGFVGYPNVGKSSVINTLRTKNVCKVAPIPGETKVWQYITLTKKIFLIDCPGVVYGSKDTETDIVLKGVVRVTNLHDATEHIGEVLKRVKREHLERAYKIKDDWEDETDFLTKLCKLSGKLLRGGEPDLMTAAKMVLHDWQRGKIPFFVPPPKQDDENAEPEETSVTGKDMVDENKELAVKRSIKDIVSQQQLKDVPVEEDLFTENELKGDTGEEELVVNGLKGDAGEEELVVNELKGDAGEEELVVVG comes from the exons ATGGTGagtaaaaagtcaaaatcagtAAACGTATCAGGAAAGCCAAAGCATTCACTTGATGTTAACAGAGATGCCGGAAATAAGAACAAAAGTGGCGGCACCGCCCGTACAGCCGCCACCGTCCGCCGTCTTAAGATGTATAATAACCGCCCTAAACGTGACGCAAAAGGAACgattttgaaatatgatttaCAGTCTAGAGAACTCCCTAGTACTCGTATTCCGCCTGATCGTCGCTGGTTTG GTAACACGAGAACTGTAGATCAGAAAGAGCTTGAGTTTTTCCGTGAGGAGCTGTCAGCCCGGCTCTCGAGTAATTATAATGTTCTTTTGAAGGAGAGGAAGTTGCCTATGTCTCTACTGAATGATTTTCAGAAG CAACAAAGAGTTCACCTTCTTGATACCGAGCCATTTGCTGATGCATTTGGACCAAAGGGGAAAAGGAAACGCCCAAAACTAGTGGCATCTGATTATGAAGCATTAGCCAAAAGGGCTGGTGGTTCTCAAG ATGCATTTGAAGAAAAACATGGTGGTAATGATCCTACCGTAGTAAACGAAGATGGATTCAGGGATCTAGTTCGTCATAATATGTTTGAAAAAGGTCAAAGTAAGCGGATATGGGGTGAGCTTTATAAGGTCATTGACTCTTCGGATGTTGTTATCCAG GTACTTGATGCAAGGGATCCCCAAGGTACAAGATGCTATCATCTTGAGAAGCATTTGAAAGAGAATTGCAAACATAAGCACATGATTTTATTGTTAAACAAG TGTGATTTAACCCCTCCATGGGTCACAAAAGGATGGCTGAGGGTACTATCCAAGGAATATCCTACCCTTGCGTTCCATGCAAGCATTAACAAGTCTTATGGCAAG AATTCTCTTCTGTCAGTGTTGAGGCAGTTTTCACGCCTGAAAAGTGATAAGCAAGCAATATCGGTTGGATTTGTTGGGTACCCTAATGTTGGCAAGTCATCAGTGATTAACACGTTGCGTACGAAAAAT GTTTGCAAGGTTGCTCCAATTCCTGGAGAGACAAAAGTTTGGCAATACATAACACTTACAAAGAAGATCTTCTTGATTGATTGCCCCGGTGTTGTTTATGGCAGCAAGGATACAGAAACTGATATTGTTTTGAAGGGCGTG GTGCGAGTTACTAATTTGCATGATGCCACAGAACACATTGGTGAGGTATTGAAACGTGTCAAGAGGGAGCACCTTGAAAGAGCATATAAAATAAAGGATGATTG GGAAGATGAAACTGATTTTCTGACCAAGCTATGCAAATTATCAGGCAAACTTCTGAGG GGAGGTGAACCTGATCTGATGACTGCTGCAAAGATGGTTCTACATGATTGGCAGAGGGGTAAAATACCTTTCTTTGTCCCGCCGCCGAAGCAAGATGATGAAAATGCGGAACCAGAAGAGACTAGTGTGACAGGGAAGGATATGGTGGATGAGAACAAAGAGTTGGCTGTAAAAAGAAGCATCAAAGATATTGTTTCACAACAGCAACTAAAAGATGTTCCTGTTGAAGAGGATCTTTTTACTGAGAACGAGTTAAAAGGAGATACAGGTGAAGAAGAGTTAGTGGTTAATGGGTTAAAAGGCGATGCAGGTGAAGAAGAGTTAGTGGTTAATGAGTTAAAAGGAGATGCTGGTGAAGAAGAGTTGGTGGTTGTGGGTTAA
- the LOC122599783 gene encoding DEAD-box ATP-dependent RNA helicase 42: MAKDRDDQHKSKRKSESESESDISSESDHHRSSSSKKHKIRHSRKKSRRRRRSYDSDSDSDSDSDTDSESETGSSEYDSESESEEERRRRKRKERKRKEERDRKRRKEKKRKRRDDDDDDDKKRKKDKKKKKSKDKGTKKKVVVGAVTDSWGKYGIIRETDMWTKRPEFTAWLAEVKQVNLESLPNWEEKQMFKQFMEDHNTATFPSKKYYSLDAYHRKKIEKAIKKGSAKAAKSERIVFNDEEQRRLELQQEREKQKEAEVEALKRSMQSGMAQAMKEQDRLREEMNYLFKIGNVEAATAIQRRLDPDLPM, encoded by the exons atggcAAAGGACCGAGACGATCAACACAAATCCAAGCGAAAGTCCGAATCGGAATCCGAATCCGACATCTCATCTGAATCCGATCACCACCGGAGCAGCAGctcaaaaaaacacaaaatccgACACTCGAGAAAGAAAtcacgaagaagaagaagaagttacGATTCCGATTCCGATTCCGATTCCGATTCGGATACGGATTCGGAATCGGAGACGGGGAGTTCGGAATACGATTCCGAGAGTGAGAGTGAGGAAGAGAGAAGGcgaaggaaaagaaaggaaaggaaaagaaaggaagagAGGGACCGGAAAAGgcggaaagaaaagaaaaggaaaagaagagatgatgatgatgatgatgataagaaGAGGAAAAAggataagaaaaagaagaaaagtaaGGATAAGGGAACCAAGAAGAAAGTAGTCGTTGGGGCGGTTACGGATTCGTGGGGGAAATACGGAATTATTCGAGAAACCGATATGTG GACCAAACGGCCAGAGTTCACTGCATGGCTCGCAGAAGTCAAACAG GTGAACCTCGAAAGTCTGCCAAACTGGGAAGAGAAGCAGATGTTTAAACA GTTCATGGAAGACCATAACACGGCTACTTTTCCTTCTAAAAA ATATTACAGCCTTGACGCTTATCACCGAAAGAAAATCGAGAAGGCCATAAAAAAGGGCTCCGCCAAAGCCGCAAAATCAGAGCGCATTGTGTTTAACGATGAAGAGCAAAGGCG ACTTGAATTGCAGCAAGAACGTGAGAAACAGAAGGAAGCAGAGGTAGAAGCGCTGAAACGCTCTATGCAAAGTGGAATG GCACAAGCAATGAAAGAACAAGATAGATTGAGAGAAGAAATGAATTATTTGTTCAAAATTGGCAATGTCGAG GCTGCAACTGCTATTCAAAGACGATTAGATCCTGATCTTCCTATGTGA
- the LOC122601573 gene encoding pollen-specific leucine-rich repeat extensin-like protein 1 gives MASLRGCLTLGFLFLVLFSSYGSPSGLARKIISDEILVDSKRQLSEEYSMPDTDAPMLPDDGIWVPELVKEDSKGFLEIPHDHEPSTSREVPHDHGSSTSGKSTSPGDVKVNCGCPACAPADVIPNCPSNCPTPTCGGAPVYYPPQPAPGCHTPPPHTEPLNPQPEPMNPPEPEPLNPQPEPLNPPQPAPVNPAYPCPPYQPSYPPQVNPGCQPASPTQPEPTYPPQVNPGCQPASPPQFNPGCQPATPQPQPTVPPQPEPNYPPQPNFPPQPQPNFPPQPQPTYPPQIEPTNPPQPAFPPQPAPTYPPWHKPSYPPKTKGDIPPPLDGPRGKLGCSLLGGCKSPRGDKQKSLQERDTTENSSMNEVQSESIHEKDEFMNEDSRSSRPSLPSPSMNEVQVESIHKNEDDGSKNEDSWSGPSTPTPPSPRSS, from the coding sequence ATGGCTTCACTGAGGGGTTGCCTAACACTAGGATTCTTGTTCTTGGTTCTATTTTCTAGTTATGGCTCACCCTCAGGCTTGGCACGTAAGATCATCTCAGATGAGATCTTAGTAGATTCAAAACGACAACTTAGTGAAGAATATTCAATGCCAGATACAGATGCACCAATGTTACCCGATGATGGTATCTGGGTTCCCGAATTGGTTAAAGAAGATAGCAAGGGATTCTTAGAAATCCCACATGACCACGAACCATCCACAAGCAGGGAAGTCCCACATGACCATGGATCTTCTACAAGCGGGAAATCAACGAGCCCTGGTGATGTGAAAGTTAATTGTGGTTGTCCTGCTTGTGCACCTGCAGACGTGATTCCAAACTGTCCAAGCAATTGTCCTACTCCTACATGTGGGGGTGCTCCGGTCTATTACCCTCCCCAACCCGCCCCTGGATGTCACACTCCTCCTCCTCACACCGAACCATTGAATCCTCAACCTGAACCGATGAATCCTCCTGAACCTGAACCACTAAATCCTCAACCAGAACCGTTGAATCCTCCTCAACCTGCACCAGTGAATCCTGCCTATCCTTGCCCTCCTTATCAACCAAGTTATCCACCCCAGGTTAACCCTGGATGTCAACCTGCTTCTCCTACTCAACCGGAACCAACTTATCCTCCCCAAGTCAACCCTGGATGTCAACCAGCCTCTCCTCCACAGTTTAACCCTGGATGTCAACCAGCCACTCCTCAACCGCAACCAACTGTTCCTCCGCAACCGGAACCAAACTATCCTCCCCAACCAAACTTTCCACCTCAACCCCAACCAAACTTTCCACCTCAACCCCAACCAACCTATCCACCTCAAATAGAACCGACCAATCCTCCTCAACCAGCCTTTCCTCCCCAACCGGCACCGACCTATCCTCCCTGGCACAAACCATCTTATCCTCCCAAGACCAAAGGAGACATTCCTCCTCCACTAGATGGTCCTAGAGGTAAACTTGGATGTTCCTTGCTCGGAGGCTGTAAAAGTCCACGAGGTGACAAACAAAAGTCACTACAAGAGCGGGATACTACTGAAAATTCCTCGATGAACGAGGTTCAATCAGAATCCATTCATGAGAAGGATGAATTCATGAATGAAGACAGCAGGTCTTCTCGCCCATCTTTACCTAGTCCCTCAATGAATGAGGTTCAAGTAGAATCCATTCATAAAAATGAAGATGATGGGTCCAAGAATGAAGACAGTTGGAGTGGCCCATCCACTCCAACCCCCCCATCTCCACGTAGTTCCTAA
- the LOC122599994 gene encoding E3 ubiquitin-protein ligase RMA3-like, whose protein sequence is MASQQSQLFDSLGDESLNKNSKSVSENSTGFCECNICLESARDPVVTLCGHLYCWPCIYKWLHVQTSSVDSDQQPKCPVCKAHVSLSSVVPLYGRGNSQSSSEPESEPELKTAHQSELVIPNRPPAPGGSILHPNQQIHPVPFQAQPQPHIMNHTHPFGSYTFGPSNLSGPIPTSISNPIVGMVGEMVCAMIFRSPDSGFLAAYPYGSYHNPYPASGSSSPRVRRQVMQVEKSLNRLTIFFFCCFILCLLLF, encoded by the coding sequence ATGGCTTCCCAACAGTCACAATTGTTCGATTCTTTGGGAGATGAATCACTGAACAAGAACTCAAAATCGGTTTCTGAAAATTCTACAGGGTTTTGTGAGTGCAATATTTGCTTAGAATCGGCAAGAGACCCTGTAGTTACTTTATGTGGCCACCTCTATTGTTGGCCTTGCATTTACAAATGGCTTCATGTTCAAACCTCCTCTGTTGATTCTGACCAACAGCCCAAATGCCCTGTTTGTAAAGCCCACGTCTCCCTTTCATCCGTAGTCCCGTTATACGGGCGTGGAAATTCTCAGTCATCATCAGAACCTGAATCAGAACCGGAGTTGAAGACTGCCCACCAATCAGAACTGGTCATACCCAACAGACCACCAGCACCAGGTGGATCAATTTTGCACCCAAATCAGCAGATCCATCCGGTCCCTTTCCAGGCGCAGCCTCAACCTCACATCATGAATCACACACACCCATTCGGAAGCTACACCTTTGGGCCATCTAATTTATCTGGGCCCATACCAACCAGCATTTCAAACCCAATAGTGGGAATGGTTGGAGAGATGGTCTGTGCTATGATATTCAGAAGCCCTGATTCGGGTTTTCTTGCTGCCTATCCTTATGGGTCATACCATAACCCGTATCCAGCTTCGGGCTCTAGTAGTCCAAGAGTTAGAAGGCAAGTAATGCAGGTAGAGAAATCGCTTAACCGATTAACTATCTTTTTCTTCTGTTGTTTCATTTTGTGTCTTCTCTTGTTCTGA
- the LOC122601572 gene encoding uncharacterized protein LOC122601572, producing MKSLSLFSSEILLHFFIFFTLKVLSFTTHQTISYSDHCQSFAPEAIPTDKVFTRYPFLEPVTSHYTGGQNILDQDELSQRSILFAATQNLFKTNVVDTYKIQARLSFFSSNIYYRPSNFSYTKSNYSRVGWKYRRPLVFRLDGFWSVSTSRLCMVGSAHWYSKEGNPVKLDAVLKLKFARFISLNTSLVSGILESLVSPDDSNYFDSISMLGFPRVSPFKYNYTSVSNEECNGVENKALEAESVTSMQSLDICGIFTQRFTTYKLEYPSTICKNCSLFGLDIGYLPSFVSLYAIQCSPNDKKLRFLVEFKDRRYTPYDQSFIPDISLIGDGTWNGTKDELCIVACHILNKDDPLGSAHVGDCSIRLSLWFLNVRSIKKTHTTEGQIWSTKTTQEIKSLRPVKFQSFDHSPENYGWKYEYTQMEKVRQICPSTKNAKRKGVMYQPENYEDFQFDMLVRHKNMGWTGSAVPIFVGGRLYNLQRIGATNFSQSTADVSTASYKGPLNISYEISFRLNNSTISRSGISSLNLSSMNRIVHISAEGFYDDESARICMVGCRNLNSNTSHFDCEIKVNIQFPYGNRTFAKGSIHSLRRKTDALYFEHLDFFSLTYGKSIARKTIWRIELEIIMVLISDTLVCVFIGQQLFHLKKRPEMANFISVLMMLILTFGHMVPLVLNFEAVFTNGRDQKYIPFGDKGGWVELNEVVVRIVTMVAFILQFRLLQLTWAAKKDHWIHEIWTLVICLPTYIMGGTVLLLMNRKNNNHIIGLRSYAGLALDGFLFPQIILNIFQVSKGNALSFSFYIGTTFVRLLPHVYDLYRGPKSIGHQFDRLYIYANPRADFYSPGSDIIIVCGGIVFAVMLLLQQRFGGRLNLPKIFGRGLVEYEMVPVASDES from the coding sequence ATGAAAAGTCTTTCACTCTTCTCATCTGAAATCTTGCTccatttcttcatctttttcactCTAAAAGTGTTGTCATTCACCACTCATCAAACAATCTCGTATTCCGATCACTGTCAGTCTTTTGCTCCTGAAGCCATTCCTACTGATAAGGTCTTCACAAGGTACCCGTTTCTCGAGCCAGTAACTAGCCATTATACGGGTGGCCAAAACATTCTTGACCAAGATGAACTATCGCAACGGTCCATCTTATTTGCAGCCACTCAAAATCTGTTCAAGACCAACGTCGTTGATACATACAAAATCCAGGCTAGATTGAGTTTCTTTTCTTCGAATATATACTATCGCCCGTCCAACTTTTCATATACCAAATCTAATTATTCTCGGGTTGGCTGGAAATATCGTCGTCCATTGGTGTTTCGTTTGGATGGCTTCTGGTCAGTGTCTACAAGTAGGCTTTGCATGGTTGGATCAGCTCATTGGTATTCAAAAGAAGGTAATCCTGTCAAATTAGACGCTGTTCTTAAGCTTAAATTTGCACGGTTTATTAGTTTAAATACTAGTTTAGTAAGTGGAATCTTAGAGAGTTTGGTTTCTCCTGATGATTCCAATTACTTTGATTCAATCTCAATGTTGGGATTCCCTAGAGTTTCTCCATTCAAGTATAACTATACATCCGTTTCTAACGAAGAGTGTAATGGGGTCGAAAATAAAGCTCTAGAAGCAGAATCAGTAACTAGTATGCAATCTTTAGATATATGTGGCATTTTCACACAAAGATTCACAACTTACAAATTGGAGTATCCTAGTACTATTTGTAAGAATTGTTCTCTGTTTGGTTTAGATATTGGATACTTGCCTTCTTTTGTGTCATTGTACGCAATTCAGTGTTCCCCAAACGACAAAAAGCTTAGATTTTTAGTCGAATTTAAAGACAGAAGGTATACTCCATATGACCAATCGTTCATTCCTGACATATCGTTAATTGGAGATGGAACATGGAATGGAACAAAAGATGAGTTATGCATAGTCGCTTGCCATATCTTAAACAAAGATGATCCTTTAGGTAGTGCTCATGTTGGGGATTGCTCAATTAGATTGAGTTTGTGGTTTCTTAACGTTCGGTCAATTAAGAAAACACATACCACTGAGGGTCAAATTTGGAGCACAAAGACAACACAAGAGATCAAATCCTTAAGACCCGTTAAGTTTCAAAGCTTTGATCATAGCCCAGAGAACTACGGTTGGAAGTATGAATACACACAGATGGAGAAAGTAAGACAGATTTGTCCTTCAACGAAAAATGCAAAAAGGAAAGGGGTCATGTATCAACCAGAGAATTATGAAGATTTTCAGTTTGACATGCTAGTCAGACACAAGAACATGGGTTGGACTGGTTCTGCAGTCCCAATCTTCGTGGGGGGTCGGTTGTACAACTTGCAGCGAATTGGCGCTACAAACTTCAGTCAGTCAACAGCTGATGTTTCAACTGCTAGCTACAAGGGTCCCCTGAATATAAGCTATGAGATTAGCTTCAGATTGAACAATAGTACTATTTCAAGAAGTGGGATTTCTTCATTGAACCTATCCTCTATGAATAGAATAGTGCACATATCTGCAGAggggttttatgatgatgaatctgCCCGAATCTGTATGGTTGGTTGTAGAAATCTGAACTCGAATACTTCTCACTTTGACTGTGAGATAAAGGTAAATATTCAATTCCCTTATGGTAACAGAACTTTTGCGAAGGGAAGTATACATAGTTTACGGAGAAAAACTGATGCTTTGTACTTTGAGCATCTTGATTTCTTTTCACTGACTTACGGTAAAAGCATAGCAAGAAAAACAATTTGGAGAATAGAGCTGGAAATCATCATGGTCTTGATTTCAGACACACTTGTGTGTGTATTCATAGGACAACAATTATTTCACCTGAAGAAAAGGCCTGAAATGGCAAATTTCATTTCGGTTTTAATGATGTTGATTCTTACCTTTGGACACATGGTTCCCCTGGTGCTAAACTTTGAGGCAGTATTCACAAATGGTCGTGATCAGAAATATATACCGTTTGGTGATAAGGGTGGATGGGTCGAGTTGAACGAGGTGGTTGTGAGAATAGTAACAATGGTAGCTTTCATTTTGCAATTCCGTCTTTTACAACTTACATGGGCTGCAAAAAAGGATCATTGGATCCATGAGATATGGACTCTGGTCATTTGTTTACCAACGTATATTATGGGTGGAACGGTCTTGTTGCTAATGAACCGCAAGAACAATAATCACATTATTGGTCTAAGGTCTTATGCTGGATTAGCCCTTGATGGTTTCCTATTCCCACAAATCATACTCAACATTTTTCAGGTTTCTAAAGGAAACGCTTTGTCTTTTTCGTTCTATATAGGGACCACTTTCGTTCGATTGCTCCCTCATGTGTATGATCTTTATAGGGGTCCAAAGAGTATAGGCCATCAGTTTGATAGGTTATATATTTATGCAAATCCACGAGCAGATTTCTACTCACCTGGTTCGGACATCATCATTGTTTGTGGAGGCATTGTGTTTGCAGTAATGCTTCTCTTGCAGCAACGATTTGGCGGCAGATTAAATTTGCCCAAGATATTCGGTCGGGGGCTTGTTGAGTATGAAATGGTACCTGTAGCAAGCGATGAGAGCTGA
- the LOC122601570 gene encoding UDP-glycosyltransferase 73E1-like has translation MSRPYATHGGYRPYISPTWRYDHYCLQWLEQREVESVLYVSFGTVAPVSTKQLMELGLGLESTNKPFIWSVKNKIKEVEKWFLEFEERVRDRGSLIVHGWPPQVLLLSHPSIGGFLTHCGWNSLLETICAGVPIGVSLGVEEAIISEEDIKDMEPMVKKEDVKRGVNRLLDEDGIGKECMQGKGANACRNG, from the exons ATGTCCAG GCCATATGCTACCCATGGTGGATATCGCCCGTATATTAGCCCAACGTGGCGCTACGATCATTACTGCTTGCAATGGCTGGAGCAAAGGGAAGTAGAGTCTGTATTGTATGTTAGCTTTGGAACTGTTGCCCCTGTTTCTACAAAACAGTTGATGGAACTTGGGCTAGGACTCGAGTCTACCAACAAACCATTTATATGGAGTgtgaaaaacaaaatcaaagagGTTGAGAAATGGTTTTTAGAATTCGAAGAAAGGGTGAGAGACAGAGGGTCGTTGATCGTACATGGGTGGCCGCCACAAGTGTTATTACTATCCCACCCGTCAATCGGGGGTTTCTTGACACATTGTGGATGGAACTCGTTGCTAGAAACCATATGTGCTGGTGTCCCG attGGTGTAAGCTTAGGAGTGGAGGAAGCTATCATATCAGAAGAGGATATTAAAGATATGGAGCCGATGGTGAAGAAAGAAGACGTCAAGAGGGGTGTTAATCGCTTACTAGATGAAGACGGAATTGGTAAAGAATGCATGCAGGGAAAGGGCGCGAATGCTTGCAGAAATGGCTAA
- the LOC122601969 gene encoding dynein light chain, cytoplasmic-like, with protein sequence MEKECKKKQVINSCTRPNPNASSPHKEPNLAAIAVSLDIRLRSSDMPFAMQERAIRLTRSLLDSSTSRPHNLTLLARSIKKEFDKWYGPAWHCIAGKSFGSFVTHSPGGFVYFSADKYSFLLFKTAVQLISDEPPSLSKS encoded by the exons ATGGAGAAAGAGTGTAAGAAGAAACAAGTAATAAATTCTTGCACCAGGCCAAACCCGAATGCTTCATCACCTCATAAAGAACCTAACCTAGCTGCAATTGCGGTTAGTCTTGACATACGGTTGAGATCATCCGACATGCCTTTCGCCATGCAAGAACGTGCCATACGTCTCACTAGATCACTCCTTGATTCGTCTACTTCTCGTCCTCATAATCTTACTCTCCTAGCTCGTTCCATCAAAAAG GAGTTTGATAAATGGTATGGACCGGCATGGCACTGTATAGCAGGGAAGAGTTTTGGATCGTTTGTGACACATTCACCAGGAGGATTTGTGTATTTCTCAGCGGACAAGTACTCGTTTCTTCTATTCAAGACAGCGGTGCAACTGATCTCCGACGAACCACCATCTCTTTCCAAAAGTTAA
- the LOC122600017 gene encoding MLO-like protein 11, producing MSSMEAKDETRSMALTPTWSVATVLTILVVVSLVLERLIHHLSNWLKEMNRKPLLAALDKMKEELMLLGFISLLLSATSNGISSICIPSKLYNSTFHPCSKNVQNLKNEDSKRRMLNAKICKKDYEPFVSEEGLEELHRFIFVMAITHVSYSCLAMLLAVMKIRSWKKWEDESQMDRHGVITEISRNETIKRQSAIVKFHMSNPLVRNGCFTWMVCFFRQFGSSVVRADYLTLREAFILNHNLTSKYDFHSYMIRSMEEEFQRIVGLSAPLWGFVVAFMLFNVNGFNMYFWIALVPVALVLLLGAKLQHVLATLGLESAGITGYFTETKLKPRDELFWFNKPELLLSLIHFVLFQNAFELASFFWFWWQFGYDSCFLKHHLLVYIRLILGFAGQFLCSYSTLPLYALVTQMGTNYKAALISQRIRETIHGWRKEAKRRRRKLGIYCDDSTIQTETSTVISFEEFDHQELDSPQTGMTPVESLEVELQPHHVVNGLPHLRTSASVSSVLPTFLQERVTRSDSLPA from the exons ATGTCTTCAATGGAAGCTAAGGATGAAACCAGATCAATGGCATTAACTCCAACATGGTCTGTTGCTACAGTTTTGACTATTTTAGTCGTAGTATCTTTGGTCTTGGAACGATTAATTCATCATTTGAGTAAT TGGTTGAAGGAAATGAATCGTAAACCATTGCTTGCTGCTTTAGATAAAATGAAAGAAG AATTAATGCTTCTTGGCTTTATATCATTGCTTCTCTCAGCCACCTCGAACGGTATATCTAGTATCTGTATCCCTTCAAAGTTATACAACAGTACATTTCATCCCTGCAGCAAGAATGTCCAGAATTTAAAAAATGAGGATAGTAAGCGTAGAATGTTAAACGCGAAAATCTGTAAGAAG GATTACGAGCCTTTTGTATCAGAAGAAGGGCTCGAGGAACTGCATCGCTTTATTTTTGTCATGGCAATTACACATGTATCTTATAGCTGCTTAGCCATGCTTCTGGCAGTAATGAAG ATCCGTAGTTGGAAAAAATGGGAGGACGAATCCCAGATGGACCGGCATGGTGTCATAACTG AAATATCAAGAAATGAGACAATTAAGAGACAATCAGCTATTGTCAAATTCCACATGTCAAATCCGTTGGTTAGGAATGGCTGCTTCACTTGGATG GTCTGTTTCTTTCGACAATTTGGCAGTTCAGTTGTTCGTGCTGATTATCTTACGTTGCGTGAAGCCTTCATATTG AACCATAACCTCACATCGAAATATGATTTTCACAGCTATATGATTCGCTCTATGGAAGAAGAATTTCAAAGGATAGTTGGATTGag TGCTCCACTCTGGGGATTTGTTGTGGCGTTTATGCTTTTTAACGTGAATG GATTTAATATGTATTTCTGGATTGCTTTAGTTCCTGTTGCT CTTGTTCTACTATTGGGGGCAAAACTGCAGCATGTTCTTGCTACTTTGGGACTGGAGAGTGCTGGAATTACAGGTTATTTTACTGAAACTAAGTTAAAGCCTCGAGATGAGCTGTTTTGGTTTAACAAGCCAGAGCTATTATTGTCATTAATCCATTTTGTTCTCTTTCAG AATGCTTTCGAGCTGGCTTCATTCTTTTGGTTCTGG TGGCAATTTGGATATGACTCTTGCTTTCTGAAACATCACTTATTGGTATATATACGGCTGATTTTGGG ATTTGCCGGACAGTTTCTGTGCAGCTATAGTACTCTGCCACTATATGCACTGGTGACTCAG ATGGGTACGAACTACAAGGCAGCATTGATTTCACAAAGAATTAGAGAGACAATCCATGGATGGAGAAAGGAGGCAAAGAGGAGGAGGCGAAAGTTAGGAATATATTGTGATGACTCAACTATACAAACAGAAACGAGCACTGTGATATCTTTTGAGGAATTTGACCACCAAGAGCTCGATAGTCCTCAAACTGGAATGACACCTGTCGAATCTTTAGAAGTTGAATTACAACCACATCATGTTGTTAACGGCTTACCTCATCTTCGAACTTCTGCTTCTGTCTCTTCAGTTTTACCAACCTTTCTACAAGAAAGAGTTACAAGATCCGACTCATTGCCCGCCTGA